The window TCGGTAAAAATGAAGAGAATAAAGAAACTCAAATTAAAACCTATCAAGACTTTTGGGATTGGTTTGTCACCAAAGAAAAAGATTTTTATGATGCTGTAAAAAGCCCGCAAAATATAGAAAATAACTTTTTTGATGTCATTGCCCCGAAATTAAAGGAAATCAATGGTGGATTTTATTTTCTAGCAGGGATGAGTGATGATTCTGTTGCAGAATTGATTCTTACCGTGGAAGGGGATATTAAAAATATCGTTTTTGCTGAAGAGATTATTGAAGCTGCTCCAAATCTAAGTCATTGGAAATTTACTGCTCTAAAACCAGAAATGAATCTCACAAGCGGAATCGAAATGGATGGTAAAAAGTTTTCAAGCGAAAATATTTTCTTCTACGAAAACGAAATTGAAGGCTATCCTGACGAAATTGATATCACTTTTGTTTATGAAAACCTAAATGAAGAGACCAAAGATGCCACGATAACCGGAGTTTGTGTGTTTCTCGATAATTTTTTAGGAGAACTGAATTTTGCCACCCAAATTGATACTTTTAATGTAATTGGTAAAGAGAATGCTTCAAAAGAATTGGTCCCCGTTACAAAACTGAAAGACTTTTTATCGTGGCGCGAAAGAGAGTTTACGGAGAAATATAAAAATGTAAAAAACTTTGATGAAGAAGACCAATTTTCTGTTTTTGAAGCAACTTTAAAAAATGGCTCGCCTCTTATTGCGGCAATTAATACTTCATTGTTAAACTATGATTCTAAAGCTTCTTATCCTTGGATTTCTATTTTGAAAGTTCAGTATAACGGTGGAAATAATAATGGACTTCCGGAAAAAGAAGATTACGAAAAATTAAGTAATATTGAAGAGCAGATTATTGAAGAATTGAAAATAGAAGACGGAAATTTATATATTGGCAGAGAAAATGCAGATAACCTGAAAGAGAGTTATTTTGCAAGTAAGGATTTCAGGAAACCTTCAAAAGTTTTAAAAAAAGTAATCGACGACCATCCAGAATATAAAATGACACTAGAAATTTATAAAGACAAATATTGGCAGAGTTTTGAACGCTATAATGTAAATCAAAATTAAATTAAAATCATGATTTGGCAAGGTAGATTAGACGGTGAAGAACTGCTTCATCACAGAATATTTCAAAGAGTAAAAGCAGAGAGTAATTACGATGCTATTTCAACTAATAATTTCGTTTTACACGGATTTGCTGTTGATGAAGGTGTTCGCAGAAATAAAGGAAGACAGGGTGCAAAAGATGCTCCGGATGTTATCCGAAAAAATATGTCTAATTTTCCTGTGATTCGTCCGGATTTTTCACTTCTTGACTTTGGAAATATTACTTGTGAAGACGGAAATCTTGAAAATACCCAAAGCGAATTGGCGAAAAATGTTTCTAAAGTTTTGCTAAAAGGAGGAAAGTCTTTGGTGCTTGGCGGCGGTCATGAAGTTACTTTTGGTCATTACCGCGGTGTGAAAACTGCTTTTCAGGAACAGAAAATTGGGATTATTAATTTTGATGCTCATTTTGATAACAGACAACCCGAAAATGGAGTAGGAGCAAGCTCCGGAACAGGTTTTTGGCAAATTGCTCAAGAAGGAGATATTAACTCTCTACACATCGGAATTCAAAGAAACTCTAATACTTTGAAACTTTTTGATA is drawn from Chryseobacterium muglaense and contains these coding sequences:
- a CDS encoding DUF695 domain-containing protein; protein product: MGIFNKLFGKNEENKETQIKTYQDFWDWFVTKEKDFYDAVKSPQNIENNFFDVIAPKLKEINGGFYFLAGMSDDSVAELILTVEGDIKNIVFAEEIIEAAPNLSHWKFTALKPEMNLTSGIEMDGKKFSSENIFFYENEIEGYPDEIDITFVYENLNEETKDATITGVCVFLDNFLGELNFATQIDTFNVIGKENASKELVPVTKLKDFLSWREREFTEKYKNVKNFDEEDQFSVFEATLKNGSPLIAAINTSLLNYDSKASYPWISILKVQYNGGNNNGLPEKEDYEKLSNIEEQIIEELKIEDGNLYIGRENADNLKESYFASKDFRKPSKVLKKVIDDHPEYKMTLEIYKDKYWQSFERYNVNQN
- the hutG gene encoding formimidoylglutamase, whose protein sequence is MIWQGRLDGEELLHHRIFQRVKAESNYDAISTNNFVLHGFAVDEGVRRNKGRQGAKDAPDVIRKNMSNFPVIRPDFSLLDFGNITCEDGNLENTQSELAKNVSKVLLKGGKSLVLGGGHEVTFGHYRGVKTAFQEQKIGIINFDAHFDNRQPENGVGASSGTGFWQIAQEGDINSLHIGIQRNSNTLKLFDTAHQYGMKYILADELFFENLPSVYERVNELAESVDYLYMTICMDVFNASIAPGVSASAYNGIFADASFMHLYRHILRNEKLIALDIAEVNPSLDIQDHTARLAASLANEWFMI